One genomic region from Chiloscyllium plagiosum isolate BGI_BamShark_2017 chromosome 21, ASM401019v2, whole genome shotgun sequence encodes:
- the LOC122560719 gene encoding ADP-ribosylation factor-binding protein GGA1-like isoform X2: protein MAAEEAETLESWLNKATNPLNSEEKWEYIKGFCDQVNLELEGPQIATRLLGHKIQSPQEKEALYALTVLEACMNNCGKRFQNEAGKYRFLNDLIKVLSPKYLGTWSSETVKARIIEMMYSWTLWLPSEIKIRDAYQMLKKQGVIKKDPKLPNVKPFPPPSPRMKSSLFDDEEKSKLLARLLKSNNPEDLQAANRLIKNVIKEDQEKTEKITKRIHAIEEVQNNTKLLNEMLNLYQRDSLPKDQIEILKGLYQRCEKLRPTLFRLASDTTDNDEALVEILQANDSLTLVVNLYKKIVEGHEEDKATSKESASTADTMLADLTDLESDLTSSGTVSNLDSKKQLPSWLDEELMSLGLNDPPMMQQVQRSVNRNTSEEVIPSETISNSTTNGSRGLAGLDLLGKTAMEQSLGPRMSTIRWDQPQVKPTLNELQNQSLTHQLAAAKDSSSPATSAQLTTTLLPQWTMPFSGAAEFCQDSASQPLCTVSVSPTPQIPSPARCQEAGTDDLSLKNVFVPLENIKASSVPPVTVFDKDGFQVLFHFAKALPVGRPDLLVVVITLLNSSPTPIKNITFQAAVPKVMKVKLQPASGTELPAFNPVLSPPVISQVMLLANPKKERVRLRYKLLYTLAEQIFTEVGEVTEFPAMENWGNL from the exons ATGGCGGCGGAGGAGGCAGAGACTCTGGAGTCTTGGCTGA ATAAAGCGACAAACCCTCTAAACTCTGAAGAGAAATGGGAATACATCAAAGGATTCTGCGATCAGGTCAATCTGGAACTGGAAGG CCCACAGATTGCAACTCGCCTTTTGGGTCACAAAATCCAATCACCACAAGAAAAGGAGGCACTGTATGCACTAACG GTATTAGAGGCTTGTATGAATAACTGTGGAAAACGTTTTCAGAATGAAGCTGGAAAGTATCGATTTTTAAATGATCTAATTAAAGTTTTATCACCAAAG TATCTGGGCACATGGTCCTCAGAAACAGTGAAGGCCAGGATAATAGAAATGATGTATAGTTGGACATTGTGGCTGCcaagtgaaataaaaatcagaGATGCCTATCAGATGCTGAAGAAGCAAG GTGTCATAAAGAAAGATCCTAAATTACCAAATGTGAAGCCTTTTCCACCACCTTCTCCGAGAATGAAGAGCTCACTTTTTGATGATGAAGAGAAATCGAAG CTCCTTGCAAGACTTCTGAAAAGTAACAACCCAGAGGACTTGCAGGCTGCCAACAGACTCATCAAAAATGTCATCAAAGAG GaccaagagaagactgagaaaaTCACCAAACGGATACATGCCATTGAGgaagtacaaaacaatacaaagctGCTGAATGAGATGCTGAACTTGTACCAGAGAGACAGTTTGCCCAAAGACCAGATAGAAATACTAAAG GGCTTGTATCAGCGCTGTGAGAAACTGCGGCCGACACTGTTTAGACTTGCAAGTGATACCACAGATAACGATGAAGCTTTGG TGGAAATTCTGCAAGCCAATGATTCGCTCACCCTTGTGGTCAACTTGTACAAGAAAATAGTGGAGGGACATGAAGAGGACAAAGCGACCTCAAAAGAATCAGCTTCCACAG CTGATACCATGCTGGCAGATTTAACTGATTTGGAATCCGACTTGACAAGTTCTGGAACcgtctctaatctagactccaagAAGCAGCTGCCTTCCTGGCTTGATGAAGAGCTAATGTCTTTGG GGCTGAATGATCCTCCAATGATGCAGCAAGTGCAGAGATCTGTGAATAGGAACACATCTGAG GAAGTTATTCCATCTGAAACAATATCAAACTCCACGACCAATGGCAGCCGAGGCCTGGCTGGCCTGGATCTCCTGGGGAAGACGGCAATGGAACAATCTCTTGGACCCCGCATGTCAACTATCCGATG GGACCAGCCTCAAGTGAAACCCACGTTGAATGAGCTTCAGAACCAATCCCTGACCCACCAGCTGGCTGCAGCCAAGGATTCCAGCTCTCCTGCAACATCAGCTCAACTCACAACAACTCTTCTCCCTCAATGGACAATGCCTTTTTCTGGAGCAGCAGAGTTCTGCCAGGACTCTGCCTCCCAGCCACTCTGCACTGTATCCGTCTCACCCACTCCACAGATCCCATCACCTGCCAGATGCCAGGAAGCTGGCACAGATGACCTGTCCTTGAAGAATGTCTTTGTGCCTTTGGAGAACATTAAAGCAA GTAGTGTTCCACCCGTCACAGTCTTTGACAAAGATGGTTTCCAAGTCCTCTTCCACTTTGCCAAAGCccttcctgtggggaggcctgaTCTTTTGGTTGTTGTCATCACACTGCTGAACTCATCGCCAACACCCATAAAGAATATCACGTTCCAAGCTGCAGTGCCAAAG GTGATGAAGGTGAAGCTGCAACCTGCCTCTGGCACAGAGCTCCCTGCATTCAATCCTGTCCTCTCACCTCCTGTCATTTCGCAAGTTATGCTCCTTGCCAACCCCAAGAAG GAGAGGGTTCGCTTGCGTTATAAGCTGCTCTATACTTTGGCTGAACAGATCTTCACAGAAGTCGGGGAAGTCACAGAGTTCCCAGCCATGGAAAATTGGGGCAATCTTTGA